The Muricauda sp. SCSIO 65647 genome includes a region encoding these proteins:
- a CDS encoding helix-turn-helix domain-containing protein, with amino-acid sequence MQKRVSIEEFYKSTHQYVPESVKSGIGHFNVFKLDEFAGPKPKPMPFNRRDYFKISLVRGKSRVHYADKVVKVEKQVMVFSNPQIPYNWEKIDEQLTGYFCVFTDAFFHRFGDLAQYPVFQPSGNPVFQLTDAQLQTIVPIFKRMFTEIESDYAYKYDVLRNLVFELIHTALKLQPAIPSENLHSNASERISGLFMELLERQFPIESPMQRMRLRSASDFARQLGVHVNHLNRALKEILQKSTSILITERVVQEAKILLRHTNWNVSEIAHTLGFEETAHFSNFFKKHANHSPIAFRKLEIV; translated from the coding sequence ATGCAGAAAAGGGTATCCATAGAAGAGTTTTATAAATCGACCCACCAATATGTGCCCGAAAGTGTGAAATCGGGCATAGGTCATTTCAACGTGTTCAAGTTGGATGAGTTCGCTGGACCCAAACCCAAGCCCATGCCCTTCAACCGGAGAGATTATTTCAAGATCAGTTTGGTGAGGGGCAAGAGTCGTGTGCACTATGCCGATAAGGTCGTAAAGGTCGAAAAACAGGTCATGGTGTTTTCGAATCCGCAGATACCCTACAATTGGGAAAAAATCGACGAACAACTCACAGGCTATTTCTGTGTGTTCACCGATGCTTTTTTTCATCGGTTTGGCGACTTGGCCCAGTACCCTGTCTTTCAGCCGAGCGGCAATCCCGTTTTTCAGTTGACCGATGCGCAGTTGCAGACCATCGTTCCGATTTTCAAACGCATGTTCACCGAAATCGAATCTGATTATGCTTACAAGTACGATGTGCTACGCAATCTGGTCTTTGAGTTGATACACACCGCTTTGAAACTACAACCGGCAATTCCGTCAGAAAACTTGCACAGCAATGCCTCAGAGCGTATCTCTGGCCTCTTTATGGAGCTGTTGGAACGTCAGTTTCCCATTGAAAGCCCCATGCAGCGCATGCGGTTGCGGTCAGCTTCCGATTTTGCAAGACAATTGGGCGTGCACGTCAACCATCTGAACCGTGCCCTAAAGGAAATATTACAGAAAAGCACCTCTATCCTGATTACGGAACGGGTGGTACAAGAGGCCAAAATACTATTACGGCACACCAACTGGAACGTCTCTGAAATCGCCCACACTCTCGGATTTGAAGAGACCGCCCATTTCAGTAATTTCTTCAAAAAACACGCCAATCACTCCCCCATTGCCTTCCGAAAATTGGAGATTGTTTGA
- a CDS encoding SDR family NAD(P)-dependent oxidoreductase gives MDTKKIALVTGGSRGLGKDMALNLAKKGLDVVITYHSNAAAAQETLNDIEAEGAKGLALQLDARNVSTFDDFKNTLVTELKGQWNTTNIDYLINNAGFGHEGSVSDTPEEAFDDLVNVHFKGVYFLTQKMLPVMNDGGGIVNISSGLARFSFPGYSAYAAMKGAVEVYTRYLAKELGERKIKANTVAPGAINTDFNRERFEQAPQVVDMIASLTALGRVGEAEDIGPVVAFLCTDDAAWVNGQRIEASGGMFV, from the coding sequence ATGGATACCAAAAAAATTGCCCTGGTCACCGGCGGTAGCCGCGGACTCGGAAAAGACATGGCCCTGAACTTGGCCAAAAAGGGATTGGATGTGGTCATTACCTACCATTCAAACGCAGCAGCGGCGCAAGAAACCCTGAACGACATCGAAGCCGAAGGCGCCAAGGGCCTCGCCCTACAGCTCGATGCCCGCAACGTCAGCACCTTTGATGATTTCAAGAATACATTGGTCACTGAACTAAAGGGCCAATGGAACACCACCAACATCGATTACCTGATCAACAATGCTGGGTTCGGCCATGAAGGTTCAGTCTCCGATACGCCCGAAGAAGCCTTTGATGACTTGGTGAACGTGCATTTCAAGGGCGTGTACTTTTTAACCCAAAAAATGTTGCCCGTCATGAACGATGGTGGCGGCATTGTGAACATTTCAAGCGGACTGGCACGGTTTTCCTTCCCCGGCTACTCGGCCTATGCGGCCATGAAAGGGGCCGTAGAGGTGTATACCCGATATTTGGCCAAAGAGCTGGGCGAACGCAAGATCAAGGCCAACACGGTGGCCCCGGGTGCCATCAATACAGACTTCAACAGAGAGCGCTTCGAGCAGGCACCCCAGGTGGTGGACATGATCGCCAGCTTGACAGCCCTTGGCCGTGTGGGCGAAGCCGAGGATATCGGCCCGGTGGTCGCCTTTCTCTGTACCGATGATGCCGCTTGGGTCAACGGCCAGCGCATTGAGGCCTCGGGTGGCATGTTCGTTTAA
- a CDS encoding carbohydrate binding family 9 domain-containing protein, with translation MGYVPLQAQTRPSFKAGQLTQPLQFDGILNETDWQNAPVLNTFKTTVPEEGGTPSQTTKVQVIADTRTVVIGITCNDTNPNGIIRFSKLRDADISEEDHVKVVIDPFLDGQSGYIFAVNALAARYDALVSNRGESENEDWDAVWDAKTQITDKGWSAEIVIPIQSIAFKRGISEWGFNVERRIQRNLETIRWANVKRDQWLIQTSRAGLVTGLPEFNYGLGLNVRPSLIGNLNQIGEEGAAVLDPTYSLDANQRIGPNVLATFTVKTDFGETEVDTRQTNLTRFPLFFPEKRTFFLEGSDIFEFGFGTGQSTVIPFFSRRIGLRDDIQVPVIGGTKLNGRIGKTAFGGLGIRTDDFQLEGDSFEATNMGVVRVRRNVLKESSVGFIATTGDPLGRENSWMTGGDFTFQTTRFKGDKNFLVGGWAMLTNRADLTDDRSAFGFKIDYPNDRWDIALTYARFGEDFDPSLSFVPRQGVHFIRGGATFAPRPKTPWLRQMFHQFFVTYVQNINGPWQSYSVFTAPINWRLESGDRVEGNVRPVGENILEPFDIAEGVTIPVGEYNFMRYRLEMEFARKRRLSGQATWWFGSFYEGTLDEFELELNWNPSALLAFEFSGLHNRGRLPFGDFDQTLAGLRVRFNVTSNLQLNSYLQYDTDSRILGLNARIHWIFSPLGDVFLVFNNNTLNQMNGMDPMGQRWALQNRQILLKIRYNFRL, from the coding sequence ATGGGATATGTTCCGCTTCAGGCACAGACCAGGCCCTCGTTCAAAGCGGGACAGCTTACCCAACCGCTACAATTTGACGGTATCTTGAACGAGACCGATTGGCAGAACGCCCCTGTTTTGAACACCTTCAAAACAACCGTTCCCGAAGAGGGCGGCACTCCTTCGCAAACTACTAAGGTACAGGTCATTGCAGATACCAGAACAGTAGTGATTGGAATTACCTGCAATGACACCAATCCCAACGGAATCATCCGTTTTTCAAAACTGCGGGATGCCGATATTTCAGAAGAAGACCATGTCAAGGTGGTCATAGACCCCTTTCTCGACGGGCAATCGGGCTATATTTTTGCCGTAAACGCCCTTGCGGCCCGTTACGATGCGCTGGTCTCGAACCGGGGGGAGTCTGAGAACGAGGACTGGGATGCCGTCTGGGACGCCAAAACACAGATCACCGATAAAGGTTGGTCAGCCGAAATCGTGATCCCCATACAGAGCATTGCCTTCAAAAGGGGAATCTCAGAATGGGGCTTCAATGTCGAACGGCGCATACAGCGCAATTTAGAAACCATTCGCTGGGCCAATGTAAAACGCGACCAATGGCTCATACAGACCAGTAGGGCCGGCCTGGTCACGGGGCTTCCTGAGTTCAATTACGGACTCGGGCTCAATGTACGGCCCTCCTTGATCGGCAACCTCAACCAAATCGGTGAAGAGGGTGCCGCCGTGCTCGATCCCACCTATAGCTTGGATGCCAACCAGCGCATCGGTCCCAATGTATTGGCCACCTTCACCGTGAAGACCGATTTTGGGGAGACCGAGGTCGATACCCGCCAGACGAACCTCACCCGTTTTCCGCTGTTCTTTCCTGAAAAGCGTACCTTTTTTTTAGAGGGTTCCGACATTTTTGAATTTGGCTTTGGCACGGGCCAAAGCACCGTCATTCCCTTCTTCAGCCGTAGAATTGGCCTTCGCGACGATATTCAGGTACCTGTCATCGGCGGCACCAAACTGAATGGAAGGATCGGCAAGACCGCTTTCGGGGGCTTGGGCATACGTACCGATGATTTTCAATTGGAAGGCGATAGTTTTGAGGCCACCAATATGGGCGTCGTTCGGGTGCGCAGAAATGTGCTGAAAGAGAGTTCGGTGGGCTTTATTGCCACCACCGGCGATCCCTTGGGGCGCGAAAACAGTTGGATGACCGGGGGCGATTTCACCTTTCAGACCACCCGGTTCAAGGGCGACAAGAACTTTTTGGTGGGCGGTTGGGCGATGCTCACCAATCGGGCCGACCTGACCGATGACCGTTCTGCCTTTGGTTTTAAGATCGACTACCCCAATGACCGATGGGACATTGCCCTCACCTATGCCCGTTTTGGAGAGGATTTCGACCCCTCCCTCAGTTTTGTGCCCAGGCAAGGGGTACACTTTATCCGTGGTGGGGCCACCTTTGCCCCAAGGCCAAAAACACCCTGGCTCAGACAGATGTTCCATCAGTTTTTTGTGACTTATGTACAAAATATCAACGGACCCTGGCAGTCGTACAGCGTGTTCACCGCCCCCATCAACTGGCGGCTCGAAAGTGGCGACCGCGTAGAGGGCAATGTAAGGCCCGTGGGCGAAAACATTCTCGAGCCCTTCGATATTGCCGAGGGGGTCACCATTCCCGTGGGGGAATACAATTTTATGCGTTACCGCCTAGAAATGGAATTTGCGCGAAAACGCCGTTTAAGCGGACAGGCCACTTGGTGGTTCGGTAGTTTTTATGAGGGCACGTTAGATGAATTTGAGCTTGAGCTCAACTGGAACCCCAGCGCCTTGCTAGCCTTTGAGTTCAGTGGTCTGCACAACCGTGGTCGATTGCCCTTCGGGGATTTTGACCAGACCTTGGCGGGCCTTCGGGTACGGTTCAATGTCACCTCTAACCTGCAATTGAACAGCTATTTGCAATACGATACTGACAGTCGCATCTTGGGCCTGAACGCCCGTATTCACTGGATTTTCTCACCCCTTGGCGATGTGTTTCTGGTGTTCAACAACAACACCCTCAACCAAATGAACGGCATGGACCCCATGGGCCAACGATGGGCCCTGCAAAACCGACAAATCCTTCTAAAAATCCGCTATAATTTTAGGTTATAG
- a CDS encoding metal-dependent hydrolase family protein, which yields MRSLRYFLSALFFCTLTIHLVAQDGRTAILVEKMVDVVAGKLIENKTIVVEGGNITDILSGKSTKNYDTLIDLSGYTVLPGLIDCHTHLTDASYDKSIDVYETPIAAWGILGVIHAKATLEAGFTTVRDVGGDFYADVALRDAINKHWVPGPRMFVSGKALTITGGHGHWANWMAPQFDVLPNPGNPVDGVDEVLKRTRTLIRNNVDLIKINATGGFGSSRSLPGASSFSIEEMKTAVDEANKRGLRVAAHAHGTDGIKNAIAAGVHSIEHGTFLNEESIQLLKANDIFLVMDLLAAYASLIEQNEDISDKGMNMNNREAYDDFAANFKKAHEAGVKMAFGTDASIFRHGRNAEQFKLMHDAGMRPDDILRTATINAAALIGIEKRTGSLEKGKWADLIAVKGDPLQQIEVLEKVHFVMKAGKVYKTPE from the coding sequence ATGAGATCGCTCCGATACTTTCTGTCCGCACTGTTCTTTTGCACCCTCACCATCCATCTCGTGGCACAAGACGGCCGTACCGCCATTCTGGTCGAAAAAATGGTCGATGTGGTAGCCGGCAAGCTCATTGAAAACAAGACGATCGTTGTAGAGGGCGGTAACATCACGGACATCCTTTCAGGAAAAAGCACCAAAAACTACGATACCCTCATAGACCTCTCTGGTTATACGGTACTTCCCGGACTTATCGATTGTCACACCCACCTGACCGATGCCAGCTATGACAAATCCATCGATGTATATGAGACCCCCATTGCCGCATGGGGCATTCTAGGGGTTATTCATGCCAAGGCAACCCTTGAAGCGGGCTTTACCACCGTGCGGGACGTGGGTGGGGATTTTTACGCCGATGTGGCCCTGCGCGATGCCATCAACAAGCACTGGGTACCCGGACCGCGTATGTTCGTGAGTGGAAAGGCCCTGACCATAACAGGAGGCCACGGTCATTGGGCCAATTGGATGGCCCCCCAGTTCGATGTGCTCCCCAATCCGGGGAATCCTGTGGACGGCGTGGATGAAGTACTCAAAAGAACAAGAACACTTATCAGAAACAATGTCGATTTGATAAAGATCAATGCCACGGGCGGCTTTGGTTCGTCACGCTCGTTGCCGGGGGCATCTTCTTTCTCGATAGAGGAGATGAAAACCGCCGTCGATGAGGCCAACAAACGTGGACTCAGGGTAGCGGCACATGCCCATGGGACCGATGGCATCAAAAATGCGATTGCCGCCGGGGTGCACTCCATTGAGCATGGCACCTTTCTGAACGAAGAATCCATTCAGCTATTGAAAGCCAACGACATCTTTCTGGTGATGGACCTCTTGGCCGCTTACGCCTCGTTGATCGAACAAAATGAGGACATCAGTGACAAGGGGATGAACATGAACAACCGAGAAGCCTATGATGACTTCGCGGCAAACTTTAAAAAGGCACATGAAGCGGGGGTAAAAATGGCCTTTGGTACCGATGCCTCCATCTTTAGGCACGGGCGAAATGCCGAACAGTTCAAACTGATGCACGATGCGGGCATGAGGCCCGATGACATTCTCAGAACGGCCACGATAAACGCCGCGGCACTTATCGGTATCGAAAAACGAACGGGTAGTTTGGAAAAGGGCAAATGGGCAGACCTGATCGCGGTCAAGGGCGATCCTTTGCAACAAATTGAGGTATTGGAAAAAGTGCATTTTGTGATGAAAGCGGGCAAGGTCTACAAAACTCCGGAATAG
- a CDS encoding ArsR/SmtB family transcription factor, with product MRRDIFNAIADPTRRGILLSLSHEPQKVNALAEKFDMTRQAVSLHIKYLQECGVISITKEGRERHCQLEAEKLAEVADWLAPFRQLWTQKFNQLDQLLTELQATPKNNPDKPTIK from the coding sequence TTGAGAAGAGATATATTCAATGCCATTGCCGACCCCACCCGAAGGGGTATCTTATTGTCCCTCTCCCATGAACCCCAGAAGGTCAATGCGCTGGCCGAAAAGTTCGACATGACCCGACAGGCGGTATCCCTCCATATCAAATACCTGCAAGAGTGCGGGGTAATCAGCATTACCAAAGAGGGCCGGGAGCGCCATTGCCAGCTTGAGGCCGAAAAACTGGCCGAAGTGGCCGATTGGCTGGCACCCTTCAGGCAACTGTGGACCCAAAAATTCAACCAATTAGATCAGCTGTTGACCGAACTGCAGGCAACACCCAAAAACAACCCAGACAAACCAACGATAAAATGA
- a CDS encoding SRPBCC domain-containing protein: MKNQPLIVEQEFNAPIALVWRALTETELMKKWYFDIAGFEPKVGCKFHFEGGQEDKRYVHRCEVLEVIPQKKLKYSWTYEGYEGLSFVTFELSSLGEKTKVTLTHEGLETFTNPDFKRENFVGGWEYLIHISLKEYLEHGKALRNW; the protein is encoded by the coding sequence ATGAAAAACCAACCCCTTATCGTGGAACAAGAGTTCAATGCCCCCATCGCATTGGTATGGCGGGCCCTTACCGAAACAGAATTGATGAAAAAGTGGTATTTTGATATCGCCGGCTTCGAGCCCAAAGTGGGCTGCAAGTTCCATTTTGAAGGGGGCCAAGAAGACAAGCGCTATGTGCATCGATGCGAGGTGTTGGAGGTCATTCCCCAGAAAAAGCTCAAGTACTCGTGGACCTACGAAGGCTATGAGGGACTGTCGTTTGTGACCTTTGAACTATCTTCACTTGGTGAAAAGACCAAGGTAACGCTGACACACGAAGGCCTTGAAACCTTTACGAATCCTGACTTCAAAAGGGAAAACTTTGTGGGTGGTTGGGAGTATCTGATCCATATCTCGCTAAAAGAGTATCTCGAACACGGCAAGGCGCTGCGAAACTGGTAA
- a CDS encoding SRPBCC family protein produces MRYLKYTLGIIVLLFIVFLLIGLLKPEVSYDAEITVDKPLAESWAVTQDEEKLAAWLPGFQKIEHLSGTPGTVGAVANVHFVADGEQMVIRETITDIVPNESIAMTYENDFMNMHYRMAMTAVEGKTKISSRSTAWGNGMFAKSMMAFMGRGFKAQEETNLANLKKTIEENTKNYFPVEEEVIEASEAQQ; encoded by the coding sequence ATGAGATATCTAAAGTACACCCTCGGCATTATTGTTCTCTTGTTTATTGTATTTCTACTCATCGGACTCCTCAAACCCGAAGTGTCTTATGACGCTGAGATAACGGTCGACAAACCCTTGGCCGAATCTTGGGCAGTGACCCAAGATGAGGAGAAATTGGCGGCATGGCTACCTGGATTCCAAAAAATTGAACATCTCAGTGGCACCCCCGGTACGGTGGGCGCGGTAGCCAACGTACATTTTGTAGCCGACGGAGAGCAGATGGTGATACGCGAAACGATCACCGACATTGTACCGAACGAATCCATAGCGATGACCTACGAGAACGACTTTATGAACATGCACTATAGAATGGCGATGACCGCCGTTGAGGGCAAGACAAAAATCAGTTCACGTTCCACTGCCTGGGGCAATGGCATGTTCGCCAAATCGATGATGGCCTTTATGGGAAGGGGCTTCAAAGCACAGGAAGAAACGAATCTTGCCAATCTCAAGAAAACGATCGAAGAGAATACGAAGAACTATTTCCCAGTCGAGGAAGAAGTCATCGAAGCCAGCGAAGCACAACAGTAA
- the purL gene encoding phosphoribosylformylglycinamidine synthase has translation MIHFFGDAANNVYALQTQHDLTPEDIQKLVWLFGNRPQINAASLDAFFVGPRAAMVTPWSTNATEITQNMGIKGIIRIEAFTFVPEDFTDYDPMLFQKYERLGQDLFDIAITPEEVREIDDIAAYDRQEGLALSDDEIDYLERLSTQLGRKLTDSEVFGFSQVNSEHCRHKIFNGTFVIDGQEMPSSLFKLIKKTSATHPNDIVSAYKDNVAFVKGPKVVQFAPQRADVPDFYREEAFESVLSLKAETHNFPTTVEPFNGAATGSGGEIRDRLAGGKGALPLAGTAVYMTSYSRLEEDRPWEKAFPEREWLYQTPMDILIKASNGASDFGNKFGQPLIAGSVLTFEHTEKVISNLPDGKAGVGEKSKEALSMVEGQARLGYDKVIMLAGGIGYGKAEQALKDTPQKGDKIVILGGDNYRIGMGGAAVSSADTGEFESAIELNAVQRSNPEMQKRAANAIRGLVESEENPIVSIHDHGAGGHLNCLSELVEETGGNIDLDKLPIGDPTLSAKEIIGNESQERMGLVIGDKDMALLQRIAERERSPMYQVGDVTGNHRFTFESATTNEKPMDLELSALFGSSPETVMEDSKLDTQYGQAEYSLEKFHDYLEQVLQLEAVACKDWLTNKVDRCVGGRVAKQQCAGPLQLPLNNVGVMALDFKGVDGLATSIGHSPISGLIDPVAGSRNSIAEALTNIVWAPIKEGLKSISLSANWMWPCRNAGEDARLYEAVQACSDFAIALGINIPTGKDSLSMKQKYKDQEVIAPGTVIISAAGHCSDLKKVVEPVLQKDGGDIYYINLSKDGYKLGGSSFNQILNSVGNEAPTVTDAAYFKKAFNALQQEIKTGSIVAGHDVASGGLVTTLLEICFADNDLGAALDLSALGEADTLKLLFAENSGIVFQGDEQVRERLVSQGINVMKIGSQTAEGTLTIKNQGIEIGLNIASLRDTWFKTSYLLDDQQTAKGLAKTRYENYKQQPLRYEFPSVTTSSDSAVQNRIRKPKAAILREKGSNSEREMANAMYLAGFDVKDVHMTDLISGREDLKDIQFLGAVGGFSNSDVLGSAKGWAGAIKYNEKANKAIMDFFARPDTLSVGICNGCQLFMELDLINAEHGEEHGKMTYNDSGKHESHFTSVKIHENNSVMLSSLAGSTLGVWISNGEGKFSLPLSEENYDIVAKYGYEGYPANPNGSDYNVAMLCDKTGRHLVTMPHIERSIFPWNWAHYPKDRNDEVSPWLQAFVNAREWVKKVNG, from the coding sequence ATGATTCATTTCTTTGGCGATGCAGCGAACAATGTCTATGCCCTGCAAACCCAACACGACCTGACCCCAGAAGACATTCAAAAATTAGTGTGGTTGTTCGGCAACCGACCCCAGATCAACGCGGCGTCTCTTGACGCCTTTTTTGTTGGTCCGCGTGCCGCCATGGTCACCCCCTGGAGTACCAACGCCACTGAAATTACCCAGAACATGGGGATTAAAGGGATCATACGAATAGAGGCGTTCACGTTCGTCCCTGAAGATTTTACCGATTATGACCCTATGCTCTTTCAAAAATATGAACGGCTCGGCCAAGACCTTTTTGACATTGCCATTACTCCCGAAGAAGTACGCGAAATCGACGATATCGCCGCCTACGACCGACAAGAGGGCCTCGCCCTCAGCGATGATGAGATCGACTATTTGGAACGGCTTTCCACACAGTTGGGCCGTAAACTGACCGACTCGGAAGTGTTCGGTTTCAGTCAGGTAAACTCCGAGCACTGTCGCCACAAGATCTTTAACGGCACCTTTGTCATCGACGGGCAAGAGATGCCCAGCTCGCTCTTTAAGCTCATCAAGAAGACTTCGGCGACCCATCCCAACGATATCGTCTCGGCCTATAAAGACAATGTGGCCTTTGTAAAAGGTCCCAAAGTGGTACAGTTTGCCCCACAACGGGCCGATGTCCCCGATTTTTACAGGGAAGAAGCATTCGAGTCCGTGCTCTCGTTAAAAGCCGAAACGCACAACTTCCCCACCACGGTGGAGCCCTTCAATGGGGCCGCAACCGGTTCGGGGGGTGAAATACGTGATCGTTTGGCGGGCGGCAAAGGAGCGTTGCCCTTGGCGGGTACCGCGGTGTACATGACCTCATACTCACGATTGGAAGAAGATCGCCCATGGGAAAAGGCCTTCCCTGAGCGCGAGTGGCTGTACCAAACCCCGATGGACATCCTAATCAAAGCCTCGAATGGGGCCTCTGACTTTGGCAATAAGTTCGGACAACCCTTGATCGCAGGATCGGTGTTGACCTTTGAACATACCGAAAAGGTCATTTCGAACTTGCCTGACGGCAAGGCAGGCGTAGGTGAGAAATCTAAAGAAGCCCTGAGCATGGTCGAAGGGCAAGCTCGGCTTGGTTACGACAAAGTCATCATGCTGGCGGGGGGCATCGGTTACGGCAAGGCCGAGCAGGCCTTGAAAGATACGCCCCAAAAAGGCGATAAGATTGTAATCTTGGGCGGTGACAACTACCGCATCGGTATGGGCGGGGCCGCCGTCTCCAGTGCCGATACGGGCGAGTTTGAGTCCGCCATCGAGCTGAACGCCGTACAGCGTAGCAATCCCGAAATGCAGAAACGGGCGGCGAATGCCATCCGCGGACTGGTAGAAAGTGAAGAGAATCCCATTGTGAGCATCCACGACCATGGGGCGGGCGGACATCTGAACTGCCTCTCTGAACTCGTTGAGGAAACGGGCGGCAATATCGATTTGGACAAGCTGCCCATTGGTGACCCGACCCTATCCGCCAAAGAAATCATCGGCAACGAAAGCCAAGAGCGCATGGGCCTCGTCATCGGCGATAAAGATATGGCCCTTTTGCAGCGTATTGCCGAACGTGAACGCTCGCCCATGTACCAGGTGGGCGATGTGACGGGTAATCACCGTTTTACCTTTGAATCGGCAACGACCAACGAAAAACCGATGGACCTCGAACTATCGGCCCTTTTCGGCAGTTCGCCCGAGACCGTCATGGAAGATTCGAAGCTCGACACACAGTATGGGCAAGCGGAATATTCCCTAGAAAAATTTCACGACTACCTCGAGCAGGTATTGCAATTGGAGGCGGTAGCCTGTAAAGACTGGCTGACCAATAAAGTGGACCGCTGTGTGGGCGGGCGCGTGGCCAAGCAACAATGTGCAGGTCCGCTGCAATTGCCCTTGAACAATGTAGGGGTCATGGCACTCGATTTTAAGGGTGTTGACGGACTGGCGACCAGTATCGGGCACTCACCCATCTCGGGCCTGATAGACCCTGTGGCCGGTAGCCGCAACAGCATCGCTGAGGCCTTGACCAATATCGTCTGGGCACCCATAAAAGAGGGATTGAAATCGATCTCCCTTTCAGCCAACTGGATGTGGCCTTGCCGAAATGCCGGGGAAGATGCCCGTCTGTACGAAGCGGTGCAGGCCTGTTCCGATTTTGCCATTGCACTGGGCATCAACATCCCCACGGGCAAAGACTCGCTCAGCATGAAGCAGAAATACAAAGACCAAGAAGTTATTGCGCCCGGTACGGTCATCATTTCAGCGGCCGGGCATTGCAGTGACCTGAAAAAGGTGGTCGAGCCCGTTTTGCAGAAAGACGGTGGCGATATTTACTATATCAACCTATCAAAAGACGGGTACAAACTGGGCGGCTCATCGTTCAACCAGATTTTGAATTCCGTCGGCAACGAGGCCCCGACCGTTACCGATGCGGCCTATTTTAAAAAGGCCTTCAATGCCTTGCAACAAGAGATCAAAACGGGCAGCATTGTAGCGGGCCATGATGTCGCCTCGGGCGGATTGGTCACCACGCTATTGGAAATCTGCTTTGCCGACAATGACCTTGGGGCAGCACTTGACCTATCGGCATTGGGCGAGGCAGATACCCTCAAACTGCTGTTCGCTGAAAATAGCGGCATTGTTTTTCAGGGAGATGAACAGGTCAGGGAGCGATTGGTATCACAGGGAATCAATGTGATGAAAATCGGTAGTCAGACTGCCGAAGGAACCTTAACCATCAAGAACCAAGGCATAGAGATCGGCTTGAACATCGCTTCATTGCGTGATACCTGGTTCAAGACCTCTTACCTGTTGGATGACCAACAGACCGCCAAGGGTCTGGCAAAGACACGTTATGAGAATTATAAGCAGCAGCCGCTTCGGTATGAATTCCCTTCGGTCACGACGTCGAGTGATTCTGCCGTGCAAAATCGTATCAGGAAGCCCAAGGCCGCCATTCTGCGTGAAAAAGGCAGCAACTCAGAACGCGAAATGGCGAACGCCATGTATTTGGCCGGTTTTGATGTGAAAGATGTGCACATGACCGACTTGATCTCGGGCCGTGAAGATTTGAAAGACATCCAATTTCTGGGGGCCGTGGGAGGCTTCTCAAATTCAGATGTGCTGGGCAGTGCCAAAGGCTGGGCCGGTGCCATCAAGTACAACGAAAAGGCCAACAAGGCCATCATGGATTTCTTTGCCCGCCCCGATACGCTCTCAGTGGGCATCTGCAACGGTTGCCAATTGTTCATGGAACTCGATCTGATCAATGCCGAGCACGGCGAAGAACATGGCAAGATGACCTATAACGATTCCGGAAAGCACGAGAGCCATTTCACTTCGGTGAAAATACATGAGAACAACTCCGTGATGCTATCCAGTTTGGCGGGCAGCACCCTAGGGGTGTGGATTTCAAATGGCGAGGGCAAATTCAGTTTGCCGCTTTCAGAGGAAAATTACGACATCGTGGCAAAATATGGGTATGAGGGATATCCGGCAAATCCCAACGGTAGTGATTATAACGTGGCCATGCTCTGCGACAAAACAGGCCGTCATTTGGTAACGATGCCCCACATCGAACGCAGTATTTTTCCATGGAACTGGGCACACTATCCAAAAGACAGGAATGATGAAGTTTCACCTTGGCTGCAGGCTTTTGTCAATGCACGCGAATGGGTTAAAAAGGTTAATGGTTGA
- a CDS encoding GNAT family N-acetyltransferase, whose translation MKIRKATKTDLTAIIEMLANDVLGSQREQFKDPLPEAYLRAFEKIDADPNHELVVIDDELGKVVGTLQLSFLQYLTYQGGIRAQIEQVRIHESQRGQGLGKKLFEWAINRAREKGAHVVQLTTDKQRPQARKFYEGLGFKASHEGMKRHL comes from the coding sequence ATGAAAATAAGAAAAGCCACAAAAACCGATCTTACCGCAATCATTGAAATGCTGGCCAATGATGTGCTCGGTAGCCAACGCGAACAATTCAAAGATCCGTTGCCTGAAGCGTATCTAAGGGCTTTTGAAAAAATCGATGCAGACCCCAACCACGAATTGGTGGTTATCGATGATGAATTAGGAAAGGTGGTGGGCACATTGCAACTTTCATTCCTCCAATATTTGACCTATCAGGGTGGTATACGTGCCCAAATCGAGCAGGTACGAATCCATGAAAGCCAACGCGGACAAGGCCTAGGGAAAAAGCTTTTTGAATGGGCCATAAACCGTGCAAGGGAAAAAGGGGCACATGTCGTACAGTTGACCACTGACAAACAGCGCCCTCAGGCCAGAAAATTCTATGAAGGCTTAGGTTTCAAGGCTTCCCATGAAGGGATGAAACGCCATCTATAG